A genomic segment from Variovorax paradoxus B4 encodes:
- a CDS encoding SDR family NAD(P)-dependent oxidoreductase has product MAEHHAQPHGRLALVTGGGRGIGEAVCRRLAASGYRVVVADIDGDNARAVAEALGEGHHFRQFDVSEEAAVEAAFDDVESKLGPVAALVCVAGILLMPGGERSLIKDTTLEDWERTFAVNARSVFLCGRAYLRRREVAPVAHGRIVTFGSVAAQLGGYRSSATYIGAKSAVLGLTKAMARESAHLGVTVNAVAPGLIDTDMLRGTVRSSGALEAAAANIPLGRIGTVDDVAGAVDYLASEQAAYITGNVIDVNGGYRMQ; this is encoded by the coding sequence ATGGCGGAACATCATGCACAACCCCACGGCCGGCTGGCCCTCGTGACCGGTGGCGGCCGGGGTATCGGCGAGGCCGTGTGCCGCCGTCTCGCGGCCAGCGGCTATCGCGTCGTTGTGGCCGACATCGACGGCGACAACGCCCGCGCCGTGGCAGAGGCTCTCGGCGAAGGCCACCACTTCCGCCAGTTCGACGTGAGCGAAGAGGCTGCCGTCGAAGCCGCATTCGACGACGTCGAAAGCAAGCTCGGTCCGGTCGCCGCGCTGGTCTGCGTGGCCGGCATCTTGCTGATGCCCGGCGGCGAGCGCTCGCTCATCAAGGACACCACGCTCGAAGACTGGGAACGCACCTTCGCAGTGAACGCACGCAGCGTGTTCCTGTGCGGGCGCGCCTACCTGCGCCGCCGCGAGGTGGCACCTGTGGCGCATGGCCGCATCGTCACCTTCGGCTCGGTGGCGGCACAGCTCGGCGGCTACCGTTCGAGCGCGACCTACATCGGCGCGAAGTCGGCGGTGCTCGGCCTCACCAAGGCCATGGCGCGCGAATCGGCGCACCTGGGCGTGACCGTCAACGCGGTGGCGCCCGGCCTCATCGACACCGACATGCTGCGCGGCACCGTGCGCAGCAGCGGCGCGCTGGAGGCGGCGGCCGCCAACATCCCGCTCGGGCGCATCGGCACGGTGGACGACGTGGCGGGTGCGGTCGATTACCTTGCCTCGGAGCAGGCGGCCTACATCACGGGCAACGTGATCGACGTCAACGGCGGCTACCGCATGCAGTAG
- a CDS encoding ABC transporter substrate-binding protein, giving the protein MKKNLLSALATSAALCALVPAAFAQSEPGLTDKTIKIGMFSPMSGASMNYGFDVINAARMYYDKVNKEGGVNGRKIELVVEDDRCNANDLLAAVKKLTEQDQVFLLNGGSCSAAVVGAREYVERAKIPLVMLNASGDGALYPPSRYIYGAFSISQHAVGGSMVQFASEQLKAKKIGYINHDDAYGGWNLESAQAQAKALGGVDLQVQSVNPNITDVTAPMLKIKAANPDVLLLTTYARPVSLIVKRAFELGFNKPIVLAVNSTADLKQLVENVGNKDAFKNVYIQEVLADLPGGPKLKWVYDMYKAAYPDLASKPGYPQTYMPYGIPSAMAVVNALKAAGPNPTREKVLAALSTMKFDSGVMAGPIEFGPDDRAAQEAAIYIKFDGSNMALVPGSYKSVWKYKP; this is encoded by the coding sequence ATGAAGAAGAACCTGCTTTCGGCCCTGGCCACCAGCGCGGCACTGTGCGCGCTGGTGCCCGCCGCGTTCGCGCAGTCCGAACCCGGCCTCACCGACAAGACCATCAAGATCGGCATGTTCTCGCCGATGTCGGGCGCGTCGATGAACTACGGCTTCGACGTGATCAACGCCGCCAGGATGTACTACGACAAGGTCAACAAGGAAGGCGGTGTGAACGGCCGCAAGATCGAGCTCGTGGTGGAGGACGACCGCTGCAACGCCAACGACCTGCTGGCCGCGGTGAAGAAGCTCACCGAGCAGGACCAGGTGTTCCTGCTCAACGGCGGCTCGTGCTCCGCGGCCGTGGTGGGCGCGCGCGAATACGTCGAGCGCGCGAAGATCCCGCTCGTGATGCTCAACGCCTCGGGCGACGGGGCGCTGTATCCGCCGTCGAGGTACATCTACGGCGCGTTCTCGATCTCGCAGCACGCCGTGGGCGGCTCCATGGTGCAGTTCGCGAGCGAGCAGCTCAAGGCGAAGAAGATCGGCTACATCAACCACGACGACGCCTACGGCGGCTGGAACCTCGAATCGGCCCAGGCGCAGGCCAAGGCGCTCGGCGGCGTCGACCTGCAGGTGCAGTCGGTCAATCCGAACATCACCGACGTCACGGCGCCCATGCTCAAGATCAAGGCTGCCAACCCCGACGTGCTGCTGCTCACGACCTATGCGCGACCCGTGAGCCTGATTGTCAAGCGCGCTTTCGAACTGGGCTTCAACAAGCCCATCGTGCTGGCCGTCAACTCCACCGCCGACCTGAAGCAACTGGTGGAGAACGTGGGCAACAAGGACGCCTTCAAGAACGTCTACATCCAGGAAGTGCTGGCCGACCTTCCCGGCGGCCCCAAGCTCAAGTGGGTGTACGACATGTACAAGGCCGCCTACCCAGACCTGGCCTCGAAACCCGGCTACCCGCAGACCTACATGCCCTACGGCATTCCATCGGCGATGGCGGTGGTCAACGCTCTGAAGGCCGCGGGCCCGAACCCCACGCGCGAGAAGGTGCTGGCGGCGCTCTCGACGATGAAGTTCGACTCCGGCGTGATGGCCGGCCCGATCGAATTCGGCCCGGACGACCGCGCGGCGCAGGAGGCGGCGATCTACATCAAGTTCGACGGCAGCAACATGGCGCTGGTGCCGGGCAGCTACAAGAGCGTGTGGAAGTACAAGCCCTGA
- a CDS encoding branched-chain amino acid ABC transporter permease — MSPSDIWLFVQQGVLSGIVTGSVYALLAVAIVMVFKTTDVPNFSQGEIFMAGGYAALFPLVVWGWPYWGAVLASIAVTALLAAAFQRVVMQRVTASRGVGVQLVIATLGFAYLLKGLVRKTGLGDTPRSLPSLVPQDPVMIGQASLTLLDLAIFGSAVVVMVLLYLMFTRTRTGQAMRAVGMNPRGAQIVGVKLGTIRMKIWALTGVISAISALLITPKILITPDIGHIAILAYAAAIVGGFASLPGAVVGGFIIGIVENLVGLFISSNAIVVAPFVAIMVVLLVRPQGLLGGKPQVKKV; from the coding sequence ATGAGCCCTTCCGACATCTGGCTTTTCGTGCAGCAGGGCGTGCTGTCCGGCATCGTCACGGGCAGCGTCTATGCGCTGCTCGCGGTGGCGATCGTGATGGTCTTCAAGACCACCGACGTGCCGAACTTCTCGCAGGGCGAGATCTTCATGGCCGGCGGCTACGCGGCGCTCTTCCCGCTGGTGGTATGGGGCTGGCCCTATTGGGGCGCGGTGCTTGCGAGCATCGCGGTCACCGCCTTGCTCGCCGCAGCGTTCCAGCGCGTGGTGATGCAGCGCGTGACCGCGTCGCGCGGCGTAGGCGTGCAGCTCGTCATCGCCACGCTGGGCTTCGCCTACCTGCTTAAGGGCCTGGTGCGCAAGACGGGGCTGGGCGACACGCCGCGCTCGCTGCCTTCGCTGGTGCCGCAGGACCCGGTCATGATCGGGCAGGCCTCGCTCACGCTGCTCGACCTGGCCATCTTTGGCTCGGCCGTGGTGGTGATGGTGCTGCTGTACCTGATGTTCACGCGCACCCGCACCGGGCAGGCCATGCGCGCGGTGGGCATGAACCCGCGCGGCGCACAGATCGTGGGCGTGAAGCTCGGCACGATCCGCATGAAGATCTGGGCGCTCACGGGCGTCATCTCGGCCATCTCGGCGCTGCTCATCACGCCCAAGATCCTCATCACGCCCGACATCGGGCACATCGCGATCCTGGCCTACGCGGCCGCCATCGTCGGCGGCTTCGCCAGCCTGCCGGGCGCTGTGGTCGGCGGCTTCATCATCGGCATCGTCGAGAACCTGGTGGGGCTGTTCATCTCGTCCAACGCCATCGTGGTCGCGCCCTTCGTGGCGATCATGGTGGTGCTGCTGGTGCGTCCGCAGGGGCTGCTCGGCGGCAAGCCGCAGGTGAAGAAGGTATGA
- a CDS encoding branched-chain amino acid ABC transporter permease, which produces MSASSISSPWWDRTVLLAMAVVLAVLPFTTSGYVLYVVNLLMVFTVLALGMHLVIGETGQFALSHAAFFGIGIYTAGLINNQWQPPFFVSILAGAVLSAVLGWVIGLLALRMRDIYLALATFAFGEAMQWVFLNWERVTNGSNGLQMKPASLGGYQLMNDLQAYPFVVAIAALMLWLTVALSRSRLGSSFRAVRESDVAAIAMGVNTRAVKVTAFVLSAAFAGVAGGMYTLFTSFIHPESLGFQTTILILTMVVVGGLGSVRGAVAGAIVFGLVSELLRQAPSYQEIIYGGILMLFMMFLPKGMASLFAARRKQQRAASVAVMEKQA; this is translated from the coding sequence ATGAGTGCCTCTTCGATTTCTTCTCCCTGGTGGGATCGCACGGTGCTGCTCGCCATGGCGGTGGTGCTCGCGGTGCTGCCCTTCACCACCAGCGGCTATGTGCTGTACGTGGTCAATCTGCTGATGGTGTTCACAGTGCTCGCGCTCGGCATGCACCTGGTCATCGGCGAGACGGGGCAGTTCGCGCTGTCGCATGCGGCCTTCTTCGGCATCGGCATCTACACGGCGGGGCTCATCAACAACCAGTGGCAGCCGCCGTTCTTCGTGTCGATCCTCGCGGGTGCGGTGCTTTCGGCCGTGCTGGGCTGGGTGATCGGCCTGCTGGCCCTGCGCATGCGCGACATCTACCTGGCGCTCGCGACCTTCGCGTTCGGCGAGGCGATGCAATGGGTGTTCCTGAACTGGGAGCGGGTGACCAACGGCTCCAACGGCCTGCAGATGAAGCCGGCCTCCCTTGGCGGCTACCAGTTGATGAACGACCTGCAGGCCTACCCCTTCGTGGTGGCCATCGCGGCGCTGATGCTGTGGCTCACGGTGGCGCTGTCGCGTTCGCGGCTGGGCTCGTCGTTTCGCGCGGTGCGCGAGAGCGACGTGGCGGCCATTGCCATGGGCGTGAACACGCGCGCGGTCAAGGTCACGGCCTTCGTGCTGTCGGCGGCCTTCGCGGGCGTGGCGGGCGGCATGTACACGCTTTTCACCTCGTTCATCCATCCCGAGAGCCTGGGCTTCCAGACCACGATCCTGATCCTCACGATGGTGGTGGTCGGCGGGCTCGGATCGGTGCGCGGCGCGGTGGCGGGCGCCATCGTGTTCGGCCTGGTGTCGGAGCTGCTGCGGCAGGCCCCTTCGTACCAGGAAATCATTTACGGCGGCATCCTCATGCTCTTCATGATGTTCCTGCCCAAGGGCATGGCATCGCTCTTCGCGGCGCGCCGCAAGCAACAGCGCGCCGCATCGGTGGCCGTGATGGAGAAGCAGGCATGA
- a CDS encoding ABC transporter ATP-binding protein, whose product MNATAFLDVRDVSVVFGGLKAVNGLSFQVEQGRIHALIGPNGAGKSTTFNCISRFYTPTSGSVSFEGRELTRVSPHRMASLGIARTFQNLELFAELSVLENVLLGTHAHGANTLGRLLRRPDRETEDFALHLLERVGLAGERHQPARDLDFGRQKLLELARALAIRPKLLLLDEPAAGLRNREIESLDRLLKELVARDGITVLLVEHVMQLVMSISDRITVMAFGEKIAEGTPAEIGSNARVIEAYLGKGNEKGAAHG is encoded by the coding sequence ATGAACGCCACGGCATTTCTCGACGTGCGCGACGTCAGCGTGGTGTTCGGCGGCCTCAAGGCGGTGAACGGGCTGTCGTTCCAGGTGGAGCAGGGCCGTATCCATGCACTCATCGGGCCCAACGGCGCGGGCAAGTCGACCACCTTCAACTGCATCTCGCGCTTCTACACGCCCACGAGCGGCAGCGTCAGCTTCGAAGGGCGCGAGCTCACGCGCGTGTCGCCGCACCGCATGGCGTCCCTCGGCATCGCGCGCACCTTCCAGAACCTGGAGCTATTCGCCGAACTGTCGGTGCTGGAGAACGTGCTGCTCGGCACCCATGCGCACGGGGCCAACACGCTCGGCCGGCTGCTGCGCCGCCCCGACCGCGAGACCGAGGACTTCGCGCTGCACCTGCTGGAGCGCGTGGGCCTGGCCGGCGAGCGGCACCAGCCGGCGCGCGATCTCGACTTCGGCCGCCAGAAGCTGCTCGAACTCGCACGGGCGCTCGCCATTCGCCCCAAGCTGCTGCTGCTCGACGAGCCCGCTGCCGGCCTGCGCAACCGCGAGATCGAAAGCCTCGACCGCCTGCTGAAGGAACTGGTCGCGCGCGACGGCATTACCGTGCTTCTGGTCGAGCACGTGATGCAGCTCGTGATGTCGATCTCGGACCGCATCACCGTGATGGCTTTCGGAGAAAAGATCGCGGAAGGCACGCCTGCGGAGATCGGCAGCAACGCCCGCGTCATCGAAGCCTATCTGGGAAAAGGAAATGAAAAAGGGGCCGCACATGGCTGA
- a CDS encoding ABC transporter ATP-binding protein has translation MAEALLSLRSISAAYGRIQALCNVSVDVPEGEIVALLGSNGAGKTTTLNCISNLVDCTHGEVRLAGERIDRLGSDALVKRGIVQVPEGRQVFRDMSVRENLDLGAYLRRDRAGIRSDLEAVYTMFPRLKERQHQMAATLSGGEQQMLAIGRAVMARPRVMLFDEPSMGLSPLLVEQMFEIIERLHREQKITILLVEQNVQLALAVSSYGYILENGEISLHGPAARLANDEAVRRAYLGV, from the coding sequence ATGGCTGAAGCCTTGTTGTCGCTGCGCTCGATCTCGGCCGCGTATGGCCGCATCCAGGCGCTGTGCAACGTGTCGGTCGACGTGCCCGAGGGCGAGATCGTCGCGCTGCTCGGCAGCAATGGTGCGGGCAAGACGACCACGCTCAACTGCATCTCGAACCTCGTGGACTGCACGCACGGCGAGGTGCGCCTGGCCGGCGAGCGCATCGACAGGCTCGGCTCCGACGCGCTGGTCAAGCGCGGCATCGTGCAGGTGCCCGAGGGCCGCCAGGTGTTCCGCGACATGAGCGTGCGCGAGAACCTCGACCTCGGCGCCTACCTGCGCCGTGACCGCGCGGGCATCCGCAGCGATCTCGAAGCGGTCTACACGATGTTCCCGCGCCTCAAGGAGCGTCAGCACCAGATGGCCGCCACGCTTTCGGGCGGCGAGCAGCAGATGCTGGCGATCGGCCGCGCGGTGATGGCGCGGCCGCGCGTGATGCTGTTCGACGAACCGTCGATGGGCCTGTCGCCGCTGCTGGTCGAGCAGATGTTCGAGATCATCGAGCGGCTGCACCGCGAGCAGAAGATCACCATCCTGCTGGTCGAGCAGAACGTGCAGCTCGCGCTGGCGGTGTCGAGCTACGGCTACATCCTGGAGAACGGCGAGATCTCCCTGCACGGGCCTGCTGCCCGGCTCGCGAACGACGAGGCCGTGCGGCGCGCCTACCTCGGCGTCTGA
- a CDS encoding SDR family NAD(P)-dependent oxidoreductase produces MLLKDKLSLVTGAARGLGEAIARRMASEGALVVVVDRDLEVARQVAASIREAGGRADAESVDVSDAAAVDALAARIAASHGDIDILVNNAGISARSKFDEPGAREAWDRVMSVNLQGVFNVTQSFVPALKRTRGNIVNLSSIVAFGAGISSAGYVVAKGGVRSLTQVLARDLAPYGVRVNAVAPGLMVTDMTAGQRETEHGTDWYLSRVPAKRHGEADEIAGPVVFLASSMASYVNGVVLPVDGGYLAV; encoded by the coding sequence ATGCTTCTCAAAGACAAACTCTCGCTCGTCACCGGTGCCGCGCGCGGCCTGGGCGAGGCCATCGCGCGCCGCATGGCCTCTGAAGGCGCGCTTGTGGTCGTGGTCGACCGCGATCTGGAAGTCGCACGGCAGGTGGCCGCATCGATCCGCGAAGCCGGCGGCCGAGCCGATGCGGAAAGCGTCGACGTGAGCGATGCGGCTGCGGTCGATGCGCTTGCTGCGCGCATTGCCGCGTCGCATGGGGACATCGACATCCTCGTGAACAACGCCGGCATCTCCGCGCGCTCGAAGTTCGACGAGCCCGGCGCGCGCGAGGCCTGGGACCGCGTGATGTCGGTCAACCTGCAGGGCGTCTTCAACGTCACGCAATCCTTCGTGCCGGCGCTCAAGCGCACGCGCGGCAACATCGTCAACCTGTCGTCCATCGTGGCCTTCGGTGCGGGCATCTCTTCGGCCGGCTACGTGGTGGCGAAGGGTGGCGTGCGCTCGCTCACGCAGGTGCTCGCGCGCGACCTCGCACCCTACGGAGTGCGCGTGAATGCCGTCGCGCCGGGGCTCATGGTCACCGACATGACCGCGGGCCAGCGCGAGACCGAGCACGGCACCGACTGGTACCTGAGCCGCGTGCCCGCCAAGCGCCACGGCGAGGCCGACGAGATCGCCGGGCCGGTTGTCTTTCTTGCGTCCTCGATGGCCAGCTACGTCAATGGCGTGGTGCTGCCGGTCGATGGTGGCTACCTGGCGGTCTGA